A window of the Methanoregula sp. genome harbors these coding sequences:
- a CDS encoding radical SAM protein yields MIFPINEINRNGPVVLISQTIQFSVPFSFAYLAGYLKAQGEEVTILFRPSDPHRFPELVQEIKKLNPVLIALGSLYPELDDIKRIIGLLKNSGCTVPIVIGGQMVTPIPEFAVRITRADIGVIGEGEIILYELVRAIREEKDILSVKGLAVNTGEGVVLTGEGDFISDLSSLPPIPYELFPEDWITIGKWHAEHYPLPFYRYNDRIITVHGGRGCPFRCNFCYHHSKPRYRPISIIMAEAKEALDRFDGNMIDFSDDLVLATPQRAWQLVNVMKTWNKKISYKVSTRFDILTRMEDALLKELKDSGCRVISLGVESGSNRMLKIIGKNTTSENILNQLDRLKKAGILVNLSIMVGQYTETKEDVEASILLMQRSVRNNPNLTYHFMITTPFPGSELYNLLFKQGLIQNHEDFFDRYFAKITEKNKWAQIFNLSSMTEPEVMAMYSLINKQYAREKRQNINIIALGIEYMQPKIGALNEFINKTIFYRYRDNSIVNSINSVYSGIYGCIQNSLDNTRLKLRGIY; encoded by the coding sequence ATGATATTTCCGATAAATGAGATCAATCGAAATGGGCCGGTTGTGTTAATAAGCCAGACCATCCAGTTTTCCGTCCCCTTCTCTTTTGCATATCTGGCGGGATATCTTAAAGCGCAGGGTGAAGAGGTAACCATTTTATTCAGGCCTTCAGATCCTCATCGGTTTCCAGAATTGGTTCAGGAAATCAAAAAATTAAATCCAGTTCTCATCGCGTTGGGGAGTTTATATCCTGAATTGGACGATATTAAACGAATAATCGGACTTTTAAAAAATTCTGGATGTACTGTCCCTATTGTCATTGGGGGACAGATGGTCACACCGATACCGGAATTTGCGGTGAGAATTACCCGGGCTGATATCGGTGTCATTGGCGAGGGAGAAATCATCCTCTACGAACTTGTACGGGCAATCAGAGAAGAAAAAGATATCTTATCAGTAAAAGGACTTGCAGTGAATACTGGTGAAGGCGTTGTTTTAACCGGTGAAGGGGATTTTATAAGCGACCTGTCCAGTCTTCCACCAATTCCGTACGAGCTGTTTCCAGAAGACTGGATAACAATCGGAAAATGGCATGCAGAACATTACCCCCTTCCCTTCTACCGGTATAATGACCGCATAATTACCGTTCATGGGGGACGGGGTTGTCCGTTCAGATGCAATTTCTGCTACCATCATAGTAAACCGCGATATCGTCCGATCTCAATTATTATGGCAGAAGCAAAAGAAGCCTTGGATCGATTTGACGGCAATATGATTGATTTCTCTGATGATCTAGTGTTGGCAACACCTCAGAGAGCATGGCAATTGGTCAATGTGATGAAAACATGGAATAAAAAAATTTCCTATAAAGTTTCAACGCGATTTGATATTCTCACGAGAATGGAGGATGCGCTATTAAAAGAACTGAAAGATTCCGGATGCCGGGTGATAAGTTTGGGGGTCGAATCGGGATCGAATCGGATGCTGAAAATTATCGGTAAGAATACAACATCCGAAAATATTCTCAATCAGTTAGATCGGCTTAAGAAAGCGGGGATACTGGTCAACCTCTCGATCATGGTAGGCCAGTATACCGAGACCAAAGAAGATGTTGAAGCGTCAATTCTCTTAATGCAGCGATCAGTACGCAATAACCCGAACCTGACGTATCATTTTATGATAACTACCCCATTCCCTGGATCGGAATTATATAATCTATTATTTAAACAAGGATTAATCCAGAACCATGAGGATTTTTTTGATAGGTATTTCGCTAAAATTACAGAGAAAAACAAATGGGCCCAGATATTCAATCTCTCATCTATGACCGAGCCCGAAGTAATGGCGATGTATTCCCTCATCAATAAACAATATGCCCGGGAGAAGAGACAGAACATCAATATCATTGCTCTGGGGATCGAATATATGCAGCCGAAGATTGGTGCATTGAATGAATTTATCAATAAAACAATCTTTTATCGGTACCGGGACAATTCAATCGTAAATTCAATCAACAGTGTGTATTCAGGGATTTATGGATGTATTCAAAATTCACTCGATAACACCCGGTTAAAATTACGAGGTATATATTAG
- a CDS encoding radical SAM protein: MKIALLSTPTRTSVPNTVPPLGIMYLAPCLRKKGHIVKILDIAKTRQSNKTTIDDLNIFQPDLIAISGIITAYKFIHGLTHDLKLAFPSIPIVIGGHISLENTELLLKSVGCDYTIVGYGEKKIVYLVEFLEGKREITDIPGLSYLKEGAIQTNPGTVFFENIDDVPHPSYDLIDMEYYITVDKTNPTLNQYLIKTGKPVPPMRSFSVIGARGCTDRCTFCVHEFDYKGFHVHSIEYVMANVQILYEQFGVRIFAFGEDLFLYKLDQVRELVVAMNTRFPDAYFSCSTRADYVTRDLLRILERSNCYALLYGFESGDIAILKILGKRMIPNTNVNAFKLIKETNIIPLCSFMVGSPGETSDSIKNTISAIKSAGIVEGGMFFTTPYPGSRLFRWCREQGRINDVESYLLMISNRDASILSINFTPYPDIIIKMMYIMVQNSFQENQKAADKTYRMGYKNRILKHGIVPIIYNSYFFARRCLSQIIPRYKKDTIPFELNSRETVRLSSDPR; this comes from the coding sequence ATGAAGATTGCTCTACTGAGTACGCCAACACGGACTTCCGTACCGAATACAGTTCCCCCCCTTGGCATAATGTATCTGGCACCCTGTTTACGTAAAAAAGGTCACATTGTCAAGATCCTCGACATCGCAAAAACACGACAATCCAATAAAACTACAATCGATGATTTAAATATTTTTCAACCGGATTTAATCGCTATCAGCGGTATTATCACAGCCTACAAATTTATCCACGGGTTGACGCATGATCTAAAACTTGCTTTCCCGTCAATTCCGATTGTAATTGGAGGCCACATCTCCCTTGAAAATACAGAGTTGCTGCTTAAAAGCGTGGGATGTGATTATACAATCGTCGGATATGGTGAGAAGAAGATTGTATATTTAGTTGAATTTTTGGAGGGAAAACGGGAAATCACCGATATCCCCGGGTTATCTTACCTAAAAGAAGGGGCGATTCAAACCAACCCGGGAACGGTTTTCTTTGAGAACATTGACGATGTACCTCATCCGTCGTATGATCTCATTGATATGGAATATTACATTACCGTCGATAAAACAAATCCCACACTAAATCAATATTTGATCAAAACGGGAAAACCTGTCCCCCCTATGCGAAGCTTTAGTGTGATCGGCGCACGTGGGTGTACAGACAGGTGTACCTTTTGTGTGCACGAATTTGATTATAAGGGTTTTCATGTTCATTCTATCGAATACGTAATGGCTAATGTACAGATTCTTTATGAACAATTTGGGGTTCGCATCTTTGCATTTGGAGAAGACTTGTTCTTGTACAAACTCGATCAAGTCAGGGAACTGGTTGTAGCGATGAACACACGTTTCCCTGATGCATATTTTTCCTGCTCAACACGAGCAGATTATGTCACACGCGATTTACTTCGCATCTTGGAACGATCAAATTGCTATGCACTACTTTATGGATTTGAATCGGGAGATATTGCCATCTTGAAAATCCTTGGGAAACGTATGATCCCGAATACAAATGTGAATGCATTCAAATTAATCAAAGAAACGAATATTATACCACTATGTTCTTTCATGGTTGGCAGTCCCGGGGAGACTTCGGATTCCATAAAGAATACTATTTCTGCAATTAAGAGCGCAGGCATCGTTGAAGGAGGCATGTTTTTTACCACACCATATCCAGGCTCTCGCTTGTTCCGATGGTGCAGGGAACAAGGGCGCATTAATGATGTTGAATCATATTTATTGATGATTTCCAACCGAGATGCAAGCATATTGAGTATAAATTTTACACCTTATCCGGATATAATTATTAAAATGATGTATATCATGGTCCAGAACTCTTTTCAGGAAAATCAAAAAGCTGCCGATAAAACGTACAGAATGGGATATAAAAATCGTATTCTCAAACACGGGATTGTTCCAATAATTTATAATTCATATTTCTTTGCAAGACGCTGTTTGTCCCAAATAATTCCCCGTTATAAAAAAGACACGATCCCATTCGAATTGAATTCACGAGAAACCGTGCGATTGTCCAGCGATCCTAGATGA